In the Sandaracinus amylolyticus genome, ATCGCGCGACCGCCACCACCTCGGCGCCGCCGGCGAGACGTGCGCACGACCAGAGCTCGGGCTGGCGCGGGGCCCAGGGCACGCGATCGAACACACCGGTCTCGCGATCGAAGCGGATCGTCGAGCACCCGTCGAGGTGCGCGAGCAGGAGCTCGACCCAGCGTCCGTCGGGGGACACCGCGAGCGGCGTCGAGCTGAAGCGCGGGCCGGGGCCGACGAGGTCGAGCTGCGCGGTGACGGCGTCGATCTCGTGCGCCCAGCCTCGTCCGGTGCGGGGATCGATCACGCCGATCCCGTAGTGCGGCAAGTGCTGCGCGTCGTAGCGCTCGCCCAGGTACGCGACGCCCGCTCCGTCGGGTGTCCACCGCAGGGTCCGCCGCACCCACGGCGACGCGATGCGCGGGCCTTCCCAGCTCGCCGTCGTGAGCGACCACATCGCGAGCGAGTCCGAGCCCGTCGCGATCACGGCCGCCCGCGCGTCGGGCGAGATGGCGAACGACTCGACGCCCGGCGCGCCGAGGTCGACCGCGGTCGTCGCGCGCTCCGACT is a window encoding:
- a CDS encoding WD40 repeat domain-containing protein — protein: MAGERSTRRAPELQVQGRVVERVARFEAHPGSSAALLAWVDDGRTLWCAGHRGPRVLALDVESERATTAVDLGAPGVESFAISPDARAAVIATGSDSLAMWSLTTASWEGPRIASPWVRRTLRWTPDGAGVAYLGERYDAQHLPHYGIGVIDPRTGRGWAHEIDAVTAQLDLVGPGPRFSSTPLAVSPDGRWVELLLAHLDGCSTIRFDRETGVFDRVPWAPRQPELWSCARLAGGAEVVAVARYATASFGEVYRTDLVRCATESSEERWAMKHPGGDTIVIAPDERWFVLWDPTWLQIRSTHDGSLLGRFTLRGGEDRPVSVAIAPGSTRLAVGTTRGRVWVLALAAKARPT